The Populus trichocarpa isolate Nisqually-1 chromosome 2, P.trichocarpa_v4.1, whole genome shotgun sequence genome has a window encoding:
- the LOC7488615 gene encoding protein FAR1-RELATED SEQUENCE 8 translates to MDSTSKQAFDLDETESCFVVENYDENEFVDDELSENIELCMDEVDKIIEQSSETLGSINDAMEPCIGMEFKSRDDAREFYIAYGRRTGFTVRIHHNRRSRINNMVIGQDFVCSKEGFREKKYVYRKDRVLRPPPVTREGCQAMLRLALKDGITWVVTKFIAEHNHALMSPSKVPWRGSAKSLVSEDEKDRRIRELTIELNNEKQRCKRRCAAYQEQLRMVLSYVEEHTIHLSNKVQDIVNNVKELENDMEDSDCKYV, encoded by the exons ATGGACAGCACTTCTAAGCAAGCATTTGATTTGGACGAAACCGAAAGttgttttgttgttgaaaattatgatgaaaatgAGTTTGTGGACGATGAACTTTcagaaaatattgaattatgcaTGGACGAGGTTGACAAGATTATAGAACAGTCTAGTGAAACTTTAGGTTCAATAAATGATGCTATGGAACCCTGCATTGGCATGGAGTTCAAGTCAAGAGATGATGCACGAGAATTTTATATTGCTTATGGAAGGCGGACAGGATTTACTGTGCGTATCCATCATAACCGGCGTTCTCGAATAAATAATATGGTCATTGGTCAGGATTTTGTTTGTTCGAAAGAAGGATTTCGTGAAAAGAAATATGTATACAGGAAAGATAGAGTTCTTCGTCCACCACCTGTAACCCGTGAAGGCTGTCAAGCAATGTTAAGACTTGCTTTAAAAGATGGGATTACGTGGGTTGTTACCAAATTCATTGCAGAGCACAATCATGCATTGATGTCTCCTAGTAAAGTACCATGGCGAGGATCTGCAAAAAGTTTGGTCAGTGAG GATGAAAAGGATCGAAGAATTCGAGAACTGACTATTGAGCTAAACAATGAGAAGCAACGATGTAAACGTAGGTGTGCCGCTTACCAGGAACAATTACGCATGGTGTTGTCATATGTTGAGGAACATACTATTCATTTGTCAAATAAAGTTCAGGATATTGTTAACAATGTGAAAGAACTTGAAAATGATATGGAGGATTCGGATTGCAAATATGTCTAG
- the LOC7488613 gene encoding calmodulin-like protein 3, whose protein sequence is MDPAELRRVFQMFDKNGDGQITKKELSDSLKNLGIYIPDKDLIQMIEKIDVNGDGYVDIEEFGALYQTIMDERDEEEDMREAFNVFDQNGDGFITVEELKSVLSSLGLKQGRTLEDCKRMIKKVDVDGDGMVNFREFKQMMKGGGFAALGSS, encoded by the coding sequence ATGGATCCGGCAGAGCTACGTCGGGTATTTCAAATGTTTGATAAGAATGGAGATGGGCAGATCACAAAGAAGGAACTAAGTGACTCGCTAAAAAACTTGGGTATCTATATACCCGATAAGGATTTGATCCAAATGATTGAGAAGATAGATGTCAATGGAGATGGTTACGTAGACATTGAAGAGTTCGGGGCATTGTATCAAACGATAATGGACGAGAGGGACGAGGAGGAGGACATGAGAGAAGCATTCAACGTGTTCGATCAAAATGGAGATGGTTTTATCACAGTGGAGGAGTTGAAGTCAGTTTTGTCATCCTTGGGGCTAAAACAGGGAAGAACTTTAGAGGATTGCAAGAGAATGATAAAAAAGGTGGATGTGGATGGAGATGGCATGGTTAACTTCAGGGAGTTCAAGCAAATGATGAAAGGAGGTGGATTTGCTGCCCTAGGTTCAAGTTGA